A genome region from Macaca fascicularis isolate 582-1 chromosome 3, T2T-MFA8v1.1 includes the following:
- the ZNF853 gene encoding zinc finger protein 853 isoform X2: MEVGPATETFVLELRCLEDGGPGPDTLSGGSGGSESQEEEEPQEGSSSPQRPAVLAPVGASEIAEETQPGQQELQLQQLEQQPKPQQQPQQEQLQQPQPHLELQQQPQQDGQQQLSQLQQEKHQSMHHQELKPELQLTHQQQQVQPQQVQEQQLLQQQQEQLQPQQEPLQPQQEPSQPQQAQEQQLLQQQERLQQQVQEQQLLQQHQEQLQQQQLLQQQEQLQQQQFQQQQEQLQQQQQQLLLLQQQEQLQQQLLQQQQAQLQQQLLEQQQAQLQQQLLLQQQEQLKQQQQQQLLQQQQEQLQQQQLQPPPLEPEEEEEVELELMPVDLGSEQELEQQRQELERQQELERQQEQRQLQLKLQEQLQQLEQQLEQQQQLEQQQLEQQEVQLELTPVELGAQQQEVQLELTPVQPELQLELVPAAGGGGAAVPGAPAAVVVAPPGYVVLQELMVLPAVAAPAVVAIPGPAGSAALTPARQRRRRRARDRPTICGECGKGFSRSTDLVRHQATHTGERPHRCGECGKGFSQHSNLVTHQRIHTGEKPYACSYCAKRFSESSALVQHQRTHTGERPYACGDCGKRFSVSSNLLRHRRTHSGERPYVCEDCGERFRHKVQIRRHERQLHGAGRSRGLGLLRSSRPAALGGPARAEQAATATAPADKAL; the protein is encoded by the exons ATGGAGGTGGGGCCAGCCACCGAGACCTTCGTGCTGGAACTTCGATGTCTTGAAGATGGGGGCCCAGGGCCTGACACCCTCTCAG GTGGCAGTGGTGGGAGTGAGagtcaggaggaggaagagcctCAGGAGGGGAGCAGCAGTCCACAGCGGCCAGCAGTCTTGGCCCCAGTGGGGGCCAGTGAAATCGCTGAGGAAACCCAGCCAGGACAACAGGAGTTGCAACTGCAGCAGTTAGAACAGCAGCCCAAACCGCAGCAACAGCCACAGCAGGAGCAACTGCAACAGCCGCAACCACACCTAGAACTGCAACAACAGCCGCAGCAGGACGGGCAACAACAGCTATCTCAACTACAGCAGGAAAAACACCAATCCATGCACCATCAGGAACTGAAACCTGAACTGCAGCTAACGCACCAGCAGCAACAGGTGCAGCCACAGCAAGTGCAAGAGCAACAGCTGTTACAGCAACAGCAGGAGCAGTTGCAACCACAGCAGGAGCCGTTACAGCCACAGCAGGAGCCATCACAGCCGCAGCAAGCACAAGAGCAACAGCTGTTGCAGCAGCAGGAACGGCTACAGCAGCAAGTGCAAGAGCAACAGCTGTTACAGCAACATCAGGAACAGTTACAACAGCAGCAGCTGCTACAACAGCAGGAACAATTACAGCAGCAACAGTTTCAACAGCAGCAGGAACAgctacagcagcagcagcagcagctactGTTGCTGCAGCAGCAGGAACAGTTACAGCAGCAACTGTTGCAGCAGCAGCAGGCACAGTTACAGCAGCAACTGCTGGAACAGCAGCAGGCACAGTTACAGCAGCAGCTACTGCTGCAGCAGCAGGAACAattaaagcagcagcagcaacagcagctgTTGCAACAGCAGCAGGAACAATTGCAACAGCAACaactgcaacctcctcccctggagcctgaggaggaggaagaggtggagcTGGAGCTCATGCCGGTGGACCTGGGGTCGGAGCAGGAGCTGGAGCAGCAGCGGCAGGAGTTGGAGCGGCAGCAGGAGCTGGAACGGCAGCAGGAGCAGCGGCAGCTGCAGCTCAAACTGCAGgagcagctgcagcagctggAGCAACagctggagcagcagcagcagctagagcagcagcagctggagcAGCAGGAGGTGCAGCTGGAGCTGACCCCGGTGGAGCTGGGCGCCCAGCAGCAGGAGGTGCAGCTGGAGCTGACCCCGGTGCAACCGGAGCTGCAGCTAGAACTGGTGCCAGCCGCAGGGGGTGGCGGAGCGGCAGTCCCCGGGGCTCCAGCCGCGGTCGTGGTGGCTCCCCCGGGCTACGTGGTGCTGCAGGAGCTCATGGTGCTGCCAGCCGTGGCAGCGCCGGCCGTGGTGGCCATCCCGGGCCCGGCAGGCAGCGCGGCGTTGACTCCCGCACGGCAGCGGCGGCGACGGCGCGCCCGGGACCGACCGACTATCTGCGGGGAATGCGGCAAGGGCTTCAGCCGCAGCACGGACCTGGTGCGCCACCAGGCCACGCACACGGGTGAGAGGCCACACCGCTGCGGCGAGTGCGGCAAGGGCTTCTCGCAGCACTCGAACCTGGTAACGCACCAGCGCATCCACACGGGTGAGAAACCCTACGCCTGCTCGTACTGCGCCAAGCGCTTCAGTGAGAGCTCGGCGCTCGTGCAGCACCAGCGCACGCACACTGGGGAGCGACCCTACGCCTGCGGGGACTGCGGCAAGCGCTTCAGTGTCTCCTCCAACCTGCTGCGCCACCGGCGCACGCACTCGGGCGAGCGGCCCTACGTGTGCGAGGACTGCGGCGAGCGCTTCCGACACAAGGTGCAGATCCGCCGCCACGAGCGCCAGCTGCACGGCGCGGGCCGCTCCAGGGGCCTCGGCCTGTTGCGCTCCTCGCGGCCCGCAGCCCTTGGTGGCCCAGCCCGTGCAGAGCAGGCCGCCACGGCCACTGCGCCCGCAGACAAGGCGCTGTGA
- the ZNF853 gene encoding zinc finger protein 853 isoform X1 has translation MLHQPTPGNPGLTARMEVGPATETFVLELRCLEDGGPGPDTLSGGSGGSESQEEEEPQEGSSSPQRPAVLAPVGASEIAEETQPGQQELQLQQLEQQPKPQQQPQQEQLQQPQPHLELQQQPQQDGQQQLSQLQQEKHQSMHHQELKPELQLTHQQQQVQPQQVQEQQLLQQQQEQLQPQQEPLQPQQEPSQPQQAQEQQLLQQQERLQQQVQEQQLLQQHQEQLQQQQLLQQQEQLQQQQFQQQQEQLQQQQQQLLLLQQQEQLQQQLLQQQQAQLQQQLLEQQQAQLQQQLLLQQQEQLKQQQQQQLLQQQQEQLQQQQLQPPPLEPEEEEEVELELMPVDLGSEQELEQQRQELERQQELERQQEQRQLQLKLQEQLQQLEQQLEQQQQLEQQQLEQQEVQLELTPVELGAQQQEVQLELTPVQPELQLELVPAAGGGGAAVPGAPAAVVVAPPGYVVLQELMVLPAVAAPAVVAIPGPAGSAALTPARQRRRRRARDRPTICGECGKGFSRSTDLVRHQATHTGERPHRCGECGKGFSQHSNLVTHQRIHTGEKPYACSYCAKRFSESSALVQHQRTHTGERPYACGDCGKRFSVSSNLLRHRRTHSGERPYVCEDCGERFRHKVQIRRHERQLHGAGRSRGLGLLRSSRPAALGGPARAEQAATATAPADKAL, from the exons ATGCTCCACCAG CCGACTCCCGGGAATCCGGGTCTGACCGCCAGGATGGAGGTGGGGCCAGCCACCGAGACCTTCGTGCTGGAACTTCGATGTCTTGAAGATGGGGGCCCAGGGCCTGACACCCTCTCAG GTGGCAGTGGTGGGAGTGAGagtcaggaggaggaagagcctCAGGAGGGGAGCAGCAGTCCACAGCGGCCAGCAGTCTTGGCCCCAGTGGGGGCCAGTGAAATCGCTGAGGAAACCCAGCCAGGACAACAGGAGTTGCAACTGCAGCAGTTAGAACAGCAGCCCAAACCGCAGCAACAGCCACAGCAGGAGCAACTGCAACAGCCGCAACCACACCTAGAACTGCAACAACAGCCGCAGCAGGACGGGCAACAACAGCTATCTCAACTACAGCAGGAAAAACACCAATCCATGCACCATCAGGAACTGAAACCTGAACTGCAGCTAACGCACCAGCAGCAACAGGTGCAGCCACAGCAAGTGCAAGAGCAACAGCTGTTACAGCAACAGCAGGAGCAGTTGCAACCACAGCAGGAGCCGTTACAGCCACAGCAGGAGCCATCACAGCCGCAGCAAGCACAAGAGCAACAGCTGTTGCAGCAGCAGGAACGGCTACAGCAGCAAGTGCAAGAGCAACAGCTGTTACAGCAACATCAGGAACAGTTACAACAGCAGCAGCTGCTACAACAGCAGGAACAATTACAGCAGCAACAGTTTCAACAGCAGCAGGAACAgctacagcagcagcagcagcagctactGTTGCTGCAGCAGCAGGAACAGTTACAGCAGCAACTGTTGCAGCAGCAGCAGGCACAGTTACAGCAGCAACTGCTGGAACAGCAGCAGGCACAGTTACAGCAGCAGCTACTGCTGCAGCAGCAGGAACAattaaagcagcagcagcaacagcagctgTTGCAACAGCAGCAGGAACAATTGCAACAGCAACaactgcaacctcctcccctggagcctgaggaggaggaagaggtggagcTGGAGCTCATGCCGGTGGACCTGGGGTCGGAGCAGGAGCTGGAGCAGCAGCGGCAGGAGTTGGAGCGGCAGCAGGAGCTGGAACGGCAGCAGGAGCAGCGGCAGCTGCAGCTCAAACTGCAGgagcagctgcagcagctggAGCAACagctggagcagcagcagcagctagagcagcagcagctggagcAGCAGGAGGTGCAGCTGGAGCTGACCCCGGTGGAGCTGGGCGCCCAGCAGCAGGAGGTGCAGCTGGAGCTGACCCCGGTGCAACCGGAGCTGCAGCTAGAACTGGTGCCAGCCGCAGGGGGTGGCGGAGCGGCAGTCCCCGGGGCTCCAGCCGCGGTCGTGGTGGCTCCCCCGGGCTACGTGGTGCTGCAGGAGCTCATGGTGCTGCCAGCCGTGGCAGCGCCGGCCGTGGTGGCCATCCCGGGCCCGGCAGGCAGCGCGGCGTTGACTCCCGCACGGCAGCGGCGGCGACGGCGCGCCCGGGACCGACCGACTATCTGCGGGGAATGCGGCAAGGGCTTCAGCCGCAGCACGGACCTGGTGCGCCACCAGGCCACGCACACGGGTGAGAGGCCACACCGCTGCGGCGAGTGCGGCAAGGGCTTCTCGCAGCACTCGAACCTGGTAACGCACCAGCGCATCCACACGGGTGAGAAACCCTACGCCTGCTCGTACTGCGCCAAGCGCTTCAGTGAGAGCTCGGCGCTCGTGCAGCACCAGCGCACGCACACTGGGGAGCGACCCTACGCCTGCGGGGACTGCGGCAAGCGCTTCAGTGTCTCCTCCAACCTGCTGCGCCACCGGCGCACGCACTCGGGCGAGCGGCCCTACGTGTGCGAGGACTGCGGCGAGCGCTTCCGACACAAGGTGCAGATCCGCCGCCACGAGCGCCAGCTGCACGGCGCGGGCCGCTCCAGGGGCCTCGGCCTGTTGCGCTCCTCGCGGCCCGCAGCCCTTGGTGGCCCAGCCCGTGCAGAGCAGGCCGCCACGGCCACTGCGCCCGCAGACAAGGCGCTGTGA